In the genome of Methanonatronarchaeum thermophilum, the window TTAAAATCTTTAAACTCTCAACTTAGGGTTAAACGCTGGGGAAGAGATTATGTTCCTAAGTTCAACGCCTAGGACGGTTTGTCCTACTCAATTAGCTTGTATGAAAGACAGAATAATAAATTTATCGAATCATATTGCTATAAAATTTTTTTACACAAGAAAATAAATTAAAGTGTCTTGTATGTTAAATCTTTAAGGTTTTTCCGTTTTTTCTTAGCCATTCCATTCTTTCTTCATAGTCAGGCATTACTGATCCAATTGTGTGCCAGAAGGTTTTGTTGTGCTTCTCATATTTAACATGTGTTAATTCGTGAACTATTACATAATCTTGTATTTTCACTGGAGCTAAGATGAGTTTCCAATGGAGCTTGATTTCTCCTTTTTTACATTCGCCCCATTTTTTGTTCATTTCATCTATTATAACATCATTTGGTTTAACCCCTATCTGTGGCGCATACTTATAGACTCGATTAGGAAAGTCTTGTTCGGCTTTATTTTTGTACCAATTTTCAACTGTTTTTTTTATTTCTTTTTTTCTTTTTTGGTCTTGGTCTTCATATTTCGGAGTATAAAGATTGAAGGTTCCGTTTTGGAATTTTAATTTGGGTTTTTTAATTTCCTGGTTTTTTTGTACCTTTAGTCTGTATCTTCTTCCTCTATATTTTAGTTTCTCTCCACTTAGAAATTCTTTTTCTAATGATGGTGGTTTTTGTTCTTCAAATCTTTTTATTTTGTTAAGAATCCATTTCTTTTTTTTATCTAATACGTTTTTTATTTCGTTAAAGGATGTATTTGTCGGAGCTTTTACTTTCAGTTCCATGGAATCATCGATAGATATACCTATGGATGCCCGTTTTTCGCTCCAAATTACTTTATAAGGTATCTTTATTTTCCCAATTTCTAATTCTTTCATTTTAATAATGTGTCCTTGCTAATTTGATTATTTTATTTATTAAATGATTCATTTCATCTTTATTTAGATTAACCTCTGGTTTCTGATATAGGTATAGTTTTAATCCTTTTCTCATATCCTTTTGAACGCTCACCTTTTTCTTCCAATCTACCGTTTTTTCTTCCTCTATTTTCTTTGTTATCTCCTTGCTGATTTCTTTTAGCTCTTTTTGGTCAATGGACAAGGATTCATCTAATGTGTTATAGATTGCTAGTTCAGTACTATCCGATAAGCCTTTCTTTTTTGCTTCCTGTTCCCTGGTTCTTATAGCTTTAATCATCGATTTGAATTCTTTAATTACCTTTTTCTCCTCTAATCTTCTCTTTTTATATATTTCTATCAATCTCTCAATTTTCTTTTGTAAGGATTTATAGAATACTGGATCCTCATCGAATCTAACATTTGTTTCATATCTTAAAGCATGCTCCATCTCTTTTAGTTTACTTTTATTATTCTTTAATTCCTCAATTTTATTTTCAAACTCTTCTCCATCTGTTATTGAGACTGGTTCTTCGTTAATCGTTTCAATGCCTTTAGTAGTTATATGTTCTTTTATTATCCCTCTTACTTTTTCTCCGGCTCCTTCAAGATTCATTGAGTCATCTCGATACCTGTTTTTAGCCCTTGTATATATCTCTCCAAGTTTTTCTAAATCTTTTAAGTATGGAGTGGCTTTTTTGCTAGGTAATAAAATATCCATCATTTTGGAGAAATTCTTATAAGCTTTATTAAATTCAATTCTTCTCTGTTCATCTTCAAGTTCTTCTACGCATCCTTCAGAATTATCTATTTTTTTACCTTTGAAAAAGGATTTCGATTTCCTATGAGCTGCTTCCAATCTCGATACGACCTCTTCATCTTCTAATCCTGTCATACATCTTTTGATATCTTCTTCACTGAATTTATAAAGAGCTTCTTTTAGGTTATCTGATACTCCATAATAATCTATAATTAATCCATAGTTCTTGTCTTCAAATGGCCTGTTCACTCTTGCTATAGCTTGAAGTAAGTTATGTTCCTTGAGGGGTTTATCAAGATACATAACTTGAGCTATAGGCGCGTCAAAACCTGTTAAAAGCATATCACAAACTATTAGAAATTTAAGATCGCTACTGGAATCTTTAAACCGGTCTTTAATTCTTTCCTTCCCCTCATCAGTTGGTGTGTATTTTTTTAGTTTTTGAGAATCATTATGGTCTCCAGATATAACTACAGCGGATTCAGGACCATTATATTTATCCATCTTTTCTTTGTATGTTACAGCTGCTCTACGACTTGTTGTAACAATCATTCCTTTAAAGGGATCGGATATTTTTTGTTCGAAATGGTCCAATATATCTAAAACTATATTGTCTATTCTTCTAGGTGCTTCAGATAGGTCTTGTTGTTGAGCGTATCTTTTTCTAATCTCTTTTTTCTCTTCTTCAGTTTTATCTTGGAAAACTCTATTGAATACTTTATCTAAGTCTACTCCATCTAAATGAAGATCAGCTAACCTTCCTTGATAAAATATTTCTAAGGTCACGCCATCCTCAATTGACTGGTCTATAGTGTAAGTATCGATATAATTTCCAAACGTGCGTCTTGTATTCCGTTTATTTTTCTCTATAGGTGTTCCTGTGAAGCCTATGTAGAATGCATTTGGTAGGGCCTCTCTCATATTGTTAGCGAGGAGTTTATATTGTGTTCTGTGGGCTTCATCTACCATCACATATATATCTTTGTCACCAGATAGTACGGGGAATCTTTCTTCTTCATCTTTTTCTTGAAATTTATGAACTAAGGTTGTGATAGTTTGACCAGTATTATTTTTTAGCTTCCTTCTCAGATCCTCGATGCTTTTAGCTCTTTTCGGATTTGGGAACCCACATTGTTCAAAAGTACTCTTTATTTGGCGATCCAATGCCTGTCTATCAGTTACAAGGAGAATGGTTGGATCATCTTTAATTCTACGTAATTTTAAACTTAAGAATAACATACTTAATGATTTACCTGACCCTTGGGTGTGCCAAACAACCCCTCCTTGTTTATCAGATTTATTCCTTTTTTTAATCCTATTTAATGCTTTTTTAACGGCTCTATACTGTTGGTATCGTGCTACCATCTTAACTAAATCTTGACCTTTATCTCTAAAAACCGTAAAATTACGTAAAAAATCTAGAAATCTCTTTTTTTCAAACAAAGAATATAATAATATGTCTTGTGATTTTAGATTTTCTTTCCCAAGTTCATTTTTAATCTTTTCTTTTGTTTTATCTTCATGAACTTTCCATTCTGTATATTCGCTTTTAGGAGTTTGATAAGTACCATAAATTGACTTATCTCCCCAGCTAGCTACTGACAACTGATTATAATAAAATAATTTTTCTGCTCCTTCTTTTATTCCATTTCTGTTGTTCTGATACCTCAGCAATTGATCGATAGCTTTTTTCTTAGGATCTGTAATTGTAGGGCTCTTACATTCAATAACTCCAACAGGTATTCCGTTTAAGAAAACAACTATATCCGGTTTAATAGTTTCATTCAGACCAGCAACTTCAAACTGACTCAAAACCAAGAACTCATTTTTTTCAGGATCCTCAAAATCTACATACTTAACTGTTTGATGCTTTTTACCCCTACCCCGGTCTTGCTTCAAAGAAACATTATGCTTAACAAGTTTCCCATGAACTTTTTTATTAATACGCATCGAAGTAACGCCATCTACATTTACAATCTCCTTAACAGCCTTATTAAGATTATTTTCACTAATCCAAGGATTAATACGCTCAATAGCCCCTCTTAACCTATTCCTAAGAACAACATCACTTAATTTCTTCCTATTATCAGGAAATTCATCAACTAAATTAGCATCAAAAACCTCATACCCAAGACTCTCAAAGACATCTAAAGCAGGCCCCTCAACATAATTATATTCATTACCAGAACTCATAAATCAAAACTCCTAAATCAAGATTCTTTATTTCAAAAATCCCCAGACTAAAAAAACTACGTCAAATACTCTTCAACAATAGACCCTGTAAAATCCATTTAACTAGGCATTTTCGGCCTCCAAAACCTCATTAGAAACTTTGATATCCTTACCCTTAGTACGAACCTTTCCAGTCAATAAATCCTGCAATAACCCTTTTTTCAAACAATGAAGCCTATCTTTTTCTTTTTTTAAGCTGAATATTTGTTCATCAGTTGATTTTATGGTTCTACCTATCTTTTTTTGCTCTTCTTTTTTAGGTATAGGGATATCAATTTTTTTCATCATAGTATTGCTTACTTCGGAATATGTGCTTCCAGTTCCTATACTATTAAGATAAGGTGAATCAAAACGCATTCTATATAAAAGATACCATATGTCTATATCTTCATTAGGAACCAAGCTCTGAAAACCTTGGTTAGTTGCCATTGGAACATCGTTTATTACACACATTCCGATAGATGCTCTTGAAGTTAGAAGAAGTGATTTTTTAGGTAGTAATTTAGCAGAACAAGAATCAAGTCCTTTTTCTGTTATATATCTCTCTGTTTTTGATACAATATTTGAGTCTAATTCAGTAAGTTCGCTTGGAGTAATCCAAGGAATTTCACCACCCCAGAAATCTTCATTTTTTGTGCTAGGAGTCCCCCCTCCGATTACATCAGAAATCTGATTAATTTTTTCCACTTCCCATTTAATAGGGATTTTACTAAATCTACTTGCCTCTTTAAATTCCTCATGATTATAGTATCCTTCTGTGAAGAGGTCTTGCATCAGGCCTTTTTT includes:
- a CDS encoding type I restriction endonuclease subunit R, which codes for MSSGNEYNYVEGPALDVFESLGYEVFDANLVDEFPDNRKKLSDVVLRNRLRGAIERINPWISENNLNKAVKEIVNVDGVTSMRINKKVHGKLVKHNVSLKQDRGRGKKHQTVKYVDFEDPEKNEFLVLSQFEVAGLNETIKPDIVVFLNGIPVGVIECKSPTITDPKKKAIDQLLRYQNNRNGIKEGAEKLFYYNQLSVASWGDKSIYGTYQTPKSEYTEWKVHEDKTKEKIKNELGKENLKSQDILLYSLFEKKRFLDFLRNFTVFRDKGQDLVKMVARYQQYRAVKKALNRIKKRNKSDKQGGVVWHTQGSGKSLSMLFLSLKLRRIKDDPTILLVTDRQALDRQIKSTFEQCGFPNPKRAKSIEDLRRKLKNNTGQTITTLVHKFQEKDEEERFPVLSGDKDIYVMVDEAHRTQYKLLANNMREALPNAFYIGFTGTPIEKNKRNTRRTFGNYIDTYTIDQSIEDGVTLEIFYQGRLADLHLDGVDLDKVFNRVFQDKTEEEKKEIRKRYAQQQDLSEAPRRIDNIVLDILDHFEQKISDPFKGMIVTTSRRAAVTYKEKMDKYNGPESAVVISGDHNDSQKLKKYTPTDEGKERIKDRFKDSSSDLKFLIVCDMLLTGFDAPIAQVMYLDKPLKEHNLLQAIARVNRPFEDKNYGLIIDYYGVSDNLKEALYKFSEEDIKRCMTGLEDEEVVSRLEAAHRKSKSFFKGKKIDNSEGCVEELEDEQRRIEFNKAYKNFSKMMDILLPSKKATPYLKDLEKLGEIYTRAKNRYRDDSMNLEGAGEKVRGIIKEHITTKGIETINEEPVSITDGEEFENKIEELKNNKSKLKEMEHALRYETNVRFDEDPVFYKSLQKKIERLIEIYKKRRLEEKKVIKEFKSMIKAIRTREQEAKKKGLSDSTELAIYNTLDESLSIDQKELKEISKEITKKIEEEKTVDWKKKVSVQKDMRKGLKLYLYQKPEVNLNKDEMNHLINKIIKLARTHY
- a CDS encoding restriction endonuclease subunit S, which produces MNKQKKLHEATNDLEKEYKGIQIVEITPNDWDILKFNETCHIQSGLSWSKDQEVESPEEGDIAVIKINNVLDGKLDLKNPLHLKDVTDEQIEKNKARKNWLIMIGSNGSQERIAKCGLIKEDMDFVFASFLYGIKSKVSNLNSYFLYYLLNSDKVQKRLQSFTSGSTSLNNLNKSILEKLVIPAPKISEQRKIASVLYNVDQAIQKTDEIIEQTQKVKKGLMQDLFTEGYYNHEEFKEASRFSKIPIKWEVEKINQISDVIGGGTPSTKNEDFWGGEIPWITPSELTELDSNIVSKTERYITEKGLDSCSAKLLPKKSLLLTSRASIGMCVINDVPMATNQGFQSLVPNEDIDIWYLLYRMRFDSPYLNSIGTGSTYSEVSNTMMKKIDIPIPKKEEQKKIGRTIKSTDEQIFSLKKEKDRLHCLKKGLLQDLLTGKVRTKGKDIKVSNEVLEAENA
- a CDS encoding M48 family metallopeptidase; the protein is MKELEIGKIKIPYKVIWSEKRASIGISIDDSMELKVKAPTNTSFNEIKNVLDKKKKWILNKIKRFEEQKPPSLEKEFLSGEKLKYRGRRYRLKVQKNQEIKKPKLKFQNGTFNLYTPKYEDQDQKRKKEIKKTVENWYKNKAEQDFPNRVYKYAPQIGVKPNDVIIDEMNKKWGECKKGEIKLHWKLILAPVKIQDYVIVHELTHVKYEKHNKTFWHTIGSVMPDYEERMEWLRKNGKTLKI